Proteins encoded within one genomic window of Grus americana isolate bGruAme1 chromosome 26 unlocalized genomic scaffold, bGruAme1.mat SUPER_26_unloc_1, whole genome shotgun sequence:
- the LOC129200012 gene encoding PHD finger protein 7-like produces MCTAFAMKQQDPDSREQACMLCRRAEADPDICGCKSAKKGLCAHTYCLFLASGLFPQESRNGFLTEDTRRAIQEAAQKVSIWQEPGGL; encoded by the exons ATGTGCACCGCGTTCGCGATGAAGCAGCAGGACCCCGACTCGAGGGAGCAAG catgCATGCTGTGTCGCCGGGCAGAGGCTGACCCGGATATCTGTGGGTGCAAAAGCGCAAAGAAGGGGCTCTGTGCCCACACCTATTGCCTG ttcctTGCCAGCGGGCTTTTTCCACAAGAGAGCAGGAACGGGTTTCTCACTGAGGACACCAGACGCGCAATCCAGGAGGCAGCCCAGAAGGTGAGCATCTGGCAAGAGCCGGGAGGCTTGTAG
- the LOC129200010 gene encoding LOW QUALITY PROTEIN: PHD finger protein 7-like (The sequence of the model RefSeq protein was modified relative to this genomic sequence to represent the inferred CDS: substituted 1 base at 1 genomic stop codon) — protein MPTACARPGGGLLCSFQRCFVCGEAGATITCQQKGCDRSFHLPCASEGECVTQFFGLYRSFCWEHRPEQAVQAAPEHNTTCIICLGLVEDKKSYHTMVCPACQHAWFHRTCIQKQAIHAGVCFRCLRCQSKDEFVMEMLTMGIRISKRQPSRESDQAFGLVYQRHIRCSASKCLCLGGREQAEEEGSWQMLLCSSCAAKGIHRRCSYLRNSATTWQCDCCAGLGPGKRQSTRVSPALGPGARLGLVAGTXVGLGFRRAVGTTMASPAPGLGGRAADLPAPPRRRQ, from the exons atgcccACAGCCTGCGCCCGGCCCGGAG gggggctgctctgctctttccagcgCTGCTTCGTTTGCGGCGAGGCGGGCGCCACCATCACCTGCCAGCAGAAGGGATGCGACCGCAGCTTCCATCTCCCTTGCGCCTCAGAGGGTGAATGTGTCACCCAGTTCTTCGGGCTGTACAG gtccttctgctgggagcaccgcccagagcaggcagtgcaggcCGCTCCAGAGCACAACACCACCTGCATCATCTGCCTGGGCCTCGTGGAGGACAAAAAGTCCTACCACACCATGGTGTGCCCAGCATGCCAACACGCCTGGTTCCACCGGACCTGCATCCAGAAGCAGGCTATCCATGCCGGCGTCTGCTTCCGCTGCTTGCGTTGCCAAAGCAAAGATGAGTTTGTGATGGAAATGCTCACCATGGGGATTCGAATCTCCaagag acAACCGTCACGGGAGAGCGACCAGGCATTTGGACTGGTGTATCAGAGGCACATCCGCTGCAGTGCCAGCAAGTGCCTTTgtctgggaggcagggagcaggcagaggaagaggg GTCCTGGCAAATGCTCCTGTGTAGCTCCTGCGCAGCCAAAGGCATCCACAGGCGCTGCTCCTACCTGAGGAACAGCGCAACCACCTGGCAGTGTGactgctgtgctggcctgggcCCTGGTAAGAGGCAAAGCACCCGGGTGTCCCCCGCGCTGGGGCCAGGGGCCAGGCTAGGCCTGGTAGCAGGGACTTAGGTTGGGCTTGGCTTCAGGAGGGCTGTGGGCACCACGATGGcctctcctgccccggggctgggtggcCGTGCTGCTGaccttcctgccccccctcGCAGGCGCCAGTGA